In Deltaproteobacteria bacterium, a single genomic region encodes these proteins:
- the carB gene encoding carbamoyl-phosphate synthase large subunit, translating to MPKRTDIESILLIGSGPIVIGQACEFDYSGTQALKALREEGYRVILVNSNPATIMTDPEFADRTYVEPLDAGVVTKIIEAERPDALLPTLGGQTALNLAIELAETGVLERHGVEMIGARLEAIKKAEDRDRFKEAMARIGLDLPRSVYVHSLDEALAARRALASLPLIIRPSRTLGGSGANIAYTEDEYVEMARSGLQISPVHEVLVEESVLGWKEFELEVMRDHKDNVVIVCPIENFDPMGVHTGDSITVAPAQTLTDKEYQVMRDAALRIIREIGVDTGGSNIQFAVNPDNGRLVVIEMNPRVSRSSALASKATGFPIAKIAAKLAVGYTLDEIPNDVTRETPASFEPTIDYVVVKVPRFTFEKFPQTRDVLTTQMKSVGEAMSMGRTFKEALQKAMRSLETNSYGFEQPEFLASLPQNGGLPGTAGATGADVEALLEERLHRPRSDRLWTLGAALRTGFTVPRLYELTGIDPWFLHHIQAIIEKEGEIRQRLGESEEADREFWAEVKNMGFSDKRLAELSDRPEDDIRTLRMNAGVLAGFRTVDTCGAEFEAFTPYYYSTYEGTQESRRSDRRKIMILGGGPNRIGQGIEFDYCCVQAAFALKEDGFETLMVNCNPETVSTDYDTSDKLYFEPLTLEDVLNIAAQERPDGVIVQFGGQTPLKLALALERAGVPIIGTSPDSIDLAEDRERFKDLLEELDLRQPLNGTARSTDEALRVAESIGYPVLVRPSYVLGGRAMEIVYEEAKLREYLVSAFQASVEHPVLIDKFLDDATEVDVDAIADGERVVIGGIMEHIERAGVHSGDSACSIPPRTLSANVQAEIRRQAAALATALKVRGLMNVQFAVKGEDVYILEVNPRASRTVPFVSKAIGVSLAKLAARVMAGRTLHELGFTEEIVPPHVSVKESVLPFNKFAGVDTLLGPEMKSTGEVMGIDQTFGKAFAKAQMAGGMRLPDSGTALFSLPDQHRQGAAGIARALAALGFHIAATGGTVDSFKTAGILVEAVPDLEDTLRRKAVAMVVNTHANESYRNDGYLVRRNALDRQIPYFTTLAGAEAAVEAIEFLKAGELTVQPLQEYQRHARNRM from the coding sequence ATGCCCAAGCGCACCGACATCGAGTCCATCCTGCTCATCGGCTCCGGCCCCATCGTCATCGGCCAGGCGTGCGAGTTCGACTACTCCGGTACCCAGGCGTTGAAGGCCCTCCGGGAGGAGGGCTACCGGGTCATCCTTGTCAACTCCAACCCGGCCACCATCATGACCGATCCGGAGTTCGCGGACCGCACCTACGTGGAGCCGCTGGACGCGGGCGTCGTCACCAAGATCATCGAAGCCGAGCGTCCGGACGCGCTGTTGCCGACCCTGGGTGGCCAGACCGCCCTGAACCTCGCCATCGAGCTGGCGGAGACGGGCGTGCTGGAACGCCACGGCGTGGAGATGATCGGCGCGCGCCTGGAGGCCATCAAGAAGGCCGAGGACCGCGACCGCTTCAAGGAGGCCATGGCGCGGATCGGCCTGGACCTGCCGCGTAGCGTTTATGTACATTCGCTGGACGAGGCCCTGGCGGCCCGGCGGGCGTTGGCCAGCCTGCCGCTGATCATCCGTCCGTCGCGCACGCTGGGGGGCAGCGGCGCCAACATCGCGTACACGGAGGACGAGTACGTCGAGATGGCGCGCTCCGGATTGCAGATCTCCCCGGTGCACGAGGTGCTGGTAGAAGAGTCGGTGCTGGGCTGGAAGGAGTTCGAGCTTGAGGTGATGCGCGACCACAAGGACAACGTGGTGATCGTGTGTCCCATCGAGAACTTCGACCCCATGGGGGTGCACACGGGCGATTCCATCACGGTGGCGCCCGCCCAGACGCTCACGGACAAGGAGTACCAGGTGATGCGCGACGCCGCCCTGCGCATCATCCGCGAGATCGGCGTGGATACCGGCGGCTCCAACATCCAGTTCGCGGTGAACCCGGACAACGGCCGGCTCGTGGTCATCGAGATGAACCCGCGGGTGTCGCGCAGCTCGGCCCTGGCCAGCAAGGCCACGGGTTTCCCCATCGCCAAGATCGCCGCCAAGCTGGCGGTGGGCTACACCCTGGACGAGATCCCCAACGACGTGACCCGGGAGACTCCGGCCTCCTTCGAGCCCACCATCGACTACGTGGTGGTGAAAGTGCCGCGCTTCACCTTCGAAAAGTTTCCGCAGACCCGCGACGTGCTCACCACGCAGATGAAGTCGGTGGGTGAGGCCATGTCCATGGGGCGTACCTTCAAGGAGGCGCTGCAGAAGGCCATGCGCTCCCTCGAGACCAACAGCTACGGCTTCGAGCAGCCCGAGTTCCTGGCAAGTCTTCCGCAGAACGGCGGATTGCCCGGCACCGCCGGTGCGACCGGAGCCGACGTGGAGGCTTTGCTCGAAGAGCGCCTCCACCGACCCCGCTCCGACCGCCTCTGGACCCTGGGCGCCGCTCTGCGCACGGGCTTCACGGTACCGCGGCTGTACGAGCTGACCGGCATCGACCCCTGGTTTCTTCACCACATACAGGCCATTATCGAGAAAGAAGGTGAGATACGGCAACGGTTGGGTGAAAGCGAGGAGGCAGACCGGGAGTTCTGGGCCGAAGTCAAGAACATGGGTTTTTCCGACAAGCGGCTGGCGGAGCTCTCGGACCGCCCGGAGGATGACATCCGGACTCTGCGCATGAACGCCGGCGTGCTCGCCGGGTTCCGTACCGTGGACACCTGCGGCGCGGAGTTCGAGGCCTTCACCCCGTACTACTACTCCACCTACGAGGGCACCCAGGAGTCCCGGCGCAGCGACCGCAGGAAGATCATGATCCTGGGCGGCGGCCCCAACCGCATCGGCCAGGGCATCGAGTTCGACTACTGCTGCGTGCAGGCCGCGTTCGCCCTCAAGGAGGACGGCTTCGAGACCCTGATGGTCAACTGCAATCCGGAGACCGTCAGCACCGACTACGATACCTCCGACAAGCTGTATTTCGAGCCCCTCACGCTGGAAGACGTGCTCAACATCGCCGCGCAGGAACGGCCCGACGGGGTCATCGTCCAGTTCGGCGGGCAGACGCCGCTCAAGCTCGCGCTGGCGCTGGAGCGGGCCGGCGTTCCCATCATCGGCACGTCGCCGGACAGCATCGACCTGGCCGAGGACCGGGAACGCTTCAAGGACCTGCTGGAAGAGCTGGACCTGCGCCAGCCGCTGAACGGCACCGCCCGATCCACGGACGAAGCCCTGCGGGTGGCGGAGAGCATCGGTTATCCCGTGCTGGTGCGGCCGTCCTACGTGCTCGGCGGGCGCGCCATGGAGATCGTCTACGAGGAGGCCAAGCTCCGGGAATACCTGGTATCGGCGTTCCAGGCCTCGGTGGAGCACCCGGTGCTCATCGACAAGTTCCTGGACGATGCCACCGAGGTGGACGTGGACGCCATCGCCGACGGCGAGCGCGTGGTCATCGGCGGCATCATGGAGCACATCGAACGGGCAGGCGTCCACTCCGGGGACAGCGCCTGCTCGATCCCGCCCCGGACGCTGTCGGCGAACGTGCAGGCGGAGATCCGGCGGCAGGCCGCGGCCCTGGCAACCGCCCTCAAGGTACGCGGCCTGATGAACGTCCAGTTCGCGGTCAAGGGGGAGGACGTCTACATCCTGGAGGTGAACCCGCGGGCGTCGCGCACCGTGCCCTTCGTCAGCAAGGCCATCGGCGTGTCCCTCGCCAAGCTGGCGGCCCGGGTCATGGCGGGGCGGACGCTTCACGAATTGGGTTTCACGGAGGAGATCGTCCCGCCCCACGTCTCGGTCAAGGAATCCGTGCTGCCGTTCAACAAGTTCGCCGGGGTGGACACGCTGCTGGGACCGGAAATGAAGTCCACCGGGGAGGTCATGGGTATCGACCAGACCTTCGGCAAGGCTTTCGCCAAGGCGCAGATGGCCGGCGGCATGCGCCTTCCCGATTCCGGCACGGCTCTGTTCAGCCTGCCCGACCAGCACCGGCAGGGCGCTGCCGGCATCGCCCGGGCGTTGGCGGCGCTGGGCTTCCATATCGCGGCCACCGGCGGCACCGTCGACAGCTTCAAGACCGCCGGCATCCTCGTGGAAGCAGTGCCGGACCTCGAGGACACCCTGCGCCGCAAGGCCGTGGCCATGGTCGTCAACACTCACGCCAACGAAAGCTACCGCAACGACGGCTACCTCGTGCGGCGTAACGCCCTGGATCGCCAGATCCCGTACTTCACCACCCTCGCCGGCGCGGAAGCCGCGGTCGAGGCCATCGAGTTCCTCAAGGCCGGCGAGTTGACCGTGCAACCGCTCCAGGAATACCAGCGGCATGCGCGGAACAGAATGTAG
- the lepB gene encoding signal peptidase I yields the protein MFREYTEAIVIALIAALFLRAFVVQAFKIPSGSMIPTLVIGDHILVNKLSYGIRLPDLNWLPFAGCVDMARGSHAVNWDAPERGDVVVFIYPQDRCKDFIKRVVGVPGDEVLIRDKKVFINGEPVKDPHAHFEDQGMTLGAGHLRDNLGPVKVPEGHVFVMGDNRDRSFDSRFWGFVPIDDVRGRAFVKYWSWDSDDEKGWGERLRWWRIGMLIY from the coding sequence GTGTTCCGAGAGTACACGGAAGCCATCGTCATCGCCCTGATCGCGGCGCTGTTCCTGCGCGCGTTCGTGGTGCAGGCGTTCAAGATCCCTTCGGGTTCCATGATCCCCACGCTGGTCATCGGCGACCATATCCTGGTCAACAAGCTGTCCTACGGCATCCGGCTTCCGGACTTGAACTGGCTGCCTTTTGCCGGGTGCGTCGATATGGCACGAGGTTCCCACGCCGTCAACTGGGACGCGCCGGAACGCGGCGACGTGGTCGTCTTCATCTACCCGCAGGACCGCTGCAAGGACTTCATCAAGCGGGTGGTGGGGGTGCCCGGCGACGAGGTCCTGATCCGGGACAAGAAGGTCTTCATCAACGGGGAGCCGGTGAAGGATCCGCACGCCCACTTCGAGGACCAGGGCATGACCCTGGGCGCGGGTCATCTGCGTGACAACCTCGGTCCCGTCAAGGTGCCGGAAGGCCACGTGTTCGTCATGGGCGACAACCGGGACCGAAGCTTCGACAGCCGCTTCTGGGGCTTCGTGCCCATCGACGACGTGCGCGGCCGGGCCTTCGTCAAGTACTGGTCCTGGGACTCGGATGACGAGAAGGGCTGGGGGGAGCGGTTGCGCTGGTGGCGCATCGGCATGCTCATCTACTGA
- the lepA gene encoding translation elongation factor 4 codes for MDSSRIRNFCIIAHIDHGKSTLADRLLEHTGALSEREKTDQFLDKMELERERGITIKASPVRLEYRSRSGEDYVLNLIDTPGHVDFTYEVSRSLAACEGAILVVDAAQGVEAQTVANVYLALDHDLQVFPVINKIDLPSADPERVKGEIEDIIGLDSSQAILASAKQGLGTEEVLEGIVANFPPPQGVEQAPLRGLIFDSWFDPYHGAVILLRVFDGRVSTGDSIRLMSTGGVFEVNRLGVFAPGPVEVESLGPGEVGFLMASIKNIREARIGDTVTSHKGSAGEPLEGFRPLKPMVFSGLYPTDSGQYQALRTALEKLSLNDSSFTYEPETSQALGFGFRCGFLGLLHLDIVHERVEREFDLSLITTAPTVVYQVTTHGGEVLAIDNPVAFPNEADIETIEEPFIRATIHLPQNYLGAVLKLCEEKRGVQQELRYAGLNRAMVTYELPLNEIVYDFYDRLKSLSRGYASMDYEMAGMRASKLVKLDVRINGDLVDAMSLIVHRDKAYVRGRDMVQRMRELIPRQLFEVVIQAAIGSRVIARESVKALRKNVTAKCYGGDITRKRKLLERQKEGKKRMKSVGRVEIPQEAFLAALKV; via the coding sequence GTGGATAGCAGCCGCATACGCAACTTCTGCATCATCGCCCACATCGACCACGGCAAGTCCACGCTCGCGGATCGGCTGCTGGAGCACACCGGCGCCTTGAGCGAGCGCGAGAAGACCGACCAGTTCCTCGACAAGATGGAGCTGGAGCGCGAGCGCGGCATCACCATCAAGGCGAGCCCGGTGCGCCTCGAGTACCGCTCCCGGAGCGGCGAGGACTACGTCCTCAACCTCATCGACACCCCCGGCCACGTGGACTTCACCTACGAGGTTTCCCGGAGCCTGGCGGCCTGCGAGGGAGCCATCCTGGTGGTGGATGCCGCCCAGGGAGTCGAGGCCCAGACCGTGGCCAACGTCTACCTGGCGCTGGACCACGACCTCCAGGTCTTCCCGGTCATCAACAAGATCGACCTGCCGAGCGCGGACCCGGAGCGGGTCAAGGGCGAGATCGAGGACATCATCGGGCTGGACAGCTCGCAGGCGATTCTTGCCAGCGCCAAGCAAGGTTTGGGTACGGAGGAGGTGCTGGAAGGCATCGTCGCCAATTTCCCGCCCCCCCAAGGCGTGGAGCAGGCGCCGTTGCGCGGCCTGATCTTCGACAGTTGGTTCGATCCGTACCACGGCGCGGTGATCCTGCTGCGCGTGTTTGACGGGAGGGTGAGCACCGGCGATTCCATCCGCCTCATGTCCACGGGCGGCGTTTTCGAGGTGAACCGCCTGGGGGTCTTCGCGCCGGGTCCGGTGGAGGTGGAGAGTCTCGGCCCAGGCGAGGTGGGCTTCCTCATGGCCTCCATCAAGAACATCCGCGAGGCGCGCATCGGCGACACCGTCACCAGCCACAAGGGCTCCGCCGGCGAACCCCTGGAGGGTTTCCGGCCGCTCAAGCCCATGGTGTTCAGCGGGCTCTACCCCACCGACTCCGGACAGTACCAGGCCCTAAGGACCGCCTTGGAGAAGCTCAGTCTGAACGATTCTTCCTTCACCTACGAGCCGGAGACCTCCCAAGCCCTGGGATTCGGCTTTCGCTGCGGCTTCCTCGGCCTGTTGCATCTCGACATCGTACACGAACGGGTGGAGCGGGAGTTCGACCTCTCCCTCATCACCACCGCCCCCACGGTGGTCTACCAGGTGACCACGCACGGCGGGGAGGTGCTGGCCATCGACAACCCGGTGGCCTTTCCCAACGAGGCCGACATCGAGACCATCGAGGAGCCCTTCATCCGGGCCACCATCCATCTGCCGCAGAACTACCTCGGAGCGGTCCTGAAGCTGTGCGAGGAAAAGCGCGGCGTCCAGCAGGAGTTGCGCTACGCGGGCCTCAACCGCGCCATGGTCACCTACGAGCTGCCGCTGAACGAGATCGTGTATGACTTCTACGACCGCCTCAAGTCCCTGAGCCGGGGCTACGCCTCCATGGACTACGAGATGGCCGGCATGCGGGCGTCCAAGCTGGTGAAGCTGGACGTGCGCATCAACGGCGACCTCGTGGACGCCATGTCGCTGATCGTGCACCGCGACAAGGCCTACGTGCGCGGTCGCGACATGGTCCAGCGCATGCGCGAGCTGATCCCGCGCCAGCTCTTCGAGGTGGTGATCCAGGCGGCTATCGGCAGCCGCGTCATCGCACGGGAGTCGGTGAAGGCGCTGCGCAAGAACGTCACCGCCAAGTGCTACGGCGGCGACATCACGCGCAAGCGCAAGCTCCTGGAACGGCAGAAGGAAGGCAAGAAGCGCATGAAGTCGGTGGGGCGGGTGGAGATCCCGCAGGAGGCGTTCCTCGCCGCCCTCAAGGTTTGA
- the carA gene encoding glutamine-hydrolyzing carbamoyl-phosphate synthase small subunit translates to MKATLTLADGTSFTGRSFGSEGEAAGEVVFNTSMTGYQEILTDPSYEGQLVTMTYPQIGNVGVNPEDDESRRPFVKGFIVKEYCPVPSNWRATQALHEYMREHGIVGIEGVDTRALVTHIRERGAQEGIISTASRDQAALTEKAQRLGGLEGRDLVKNVSCREPYTWDQGGWRMGSGFARAGAPEFHVVAYDYGIKFNILRGLVEAGCAVTVVPAWTSAEEVLALEPHGIFLSNGPGDPAAVAYAAENVRKLVGRRPIFGICLGHQILGLALGGRTFKLKFGHHGGNQPVMDLTTGKVEITTQNHGFAVDADSLEDAVEVTHVNLNDRTVEGLRHREHPIFSVQYHPEASPGPHDADYLFERFRGLMAGA, encoded by the coding sequence ATGAAAGCCACTCTCACCCTGGCCGACGGGACCTCGTTCACCGGCCGCTCCTTCGGCAGTGAAGGGGAGGCCGCCGGGGAGGTCGTCTTCAACACCAGCATGACGGGATACCAGGAGATCCTCACCGATCCTTCCTACGAGGGCCAGCTCGTCACCATGACCTATCCCCAGATCGGCAACGTCGGCGTCAACCCGGAGGACGACGAATCGCGCCGGCCGTTCGTCAAGGGATTCATCGTCAAGGAATACTGCCCGGTGCCCAGCAACTGGCGCGCCACCCAGGCGTTGCACGAGTACATGCGGGAGCACGGCATCGTCGGTATCGAAGGGGTGGACACGCGCGCCTTGGTCACCCACATCCGCGAGCGCGGCGCCCAGGAGGGAATCATCTCCACGGCGAGCCGGGACCAAGCGGCGTTGACCGAGAAAGCACAACGACTCGGAGGGCTTGAGGGCCGGGACCTCGTGAAGAACGTGAGCTGCCGCGAACCCTACACGTGGGACCAGGGAGGCTGGCGCATGGGCAGCGGCTTCGCCCGCGCCGGCGCGCCGGAATTCCACGTGGTGGCGTACGATTACGGCATCAAGTTCAACATCCTGCGAGGCTTGGTGGAGGCCGGTTGCGCGGTCACGGTGGTGCCCGCATGGACCTCCGCCGAGGAGGTGCTGGCGCTGGAGCCCCACGGTATTTTTCTCTCCAACGGTCCCGGGGACCCGGCGGCGGTGGCGTATGCCGCGGAGAACGTGCGCAAGCTCGTCGGCCGCCGGCCCATCTTCGGCATCTGCCTGGGCCACCAGATCCTCGGCCTGGCCCTGGGCGGGCGCACCTTCAAGCTCAAGTTCGGCCATCACGGCGGCAACCAGCCGGTCATGGACCTCACCACCGGAAAGGTGGAGATCACGACGCAGAACCACGGCTTCGCGGTGGACGCCGACTCCCTCGAGGACGCGGTGGAAGTGACCCACGTGAATCTCAACGACCGCACCGTCGAGGGGCTGCGGCACCGCGAGCACCCGATCTTCTCGGTCCAGTACCATCCCGAGGCGTCGCCCGGGCCTCACGACGCGGACTACCTGTTCGAACGCTTCCGCGGCCTCATGGCCGGAGCCTGA